GATCAGGAATTGAAAAATATGAACAAGATAGCTGTTGTAATAATGAATCTGGGTGGTCCCGACTCGATGGATGCGATAGAACCATTTCTTCGCAATCTGTTTAGCGATCCCGATATATTTAATCTCCCTTTCGGGCAGAAACTTTTTGCAAAGATTATTTCGAAGAGGAGAGCCCCGAAAGTTGCGGAAGAGTACCATTTGATTGGGGGAAAGTCACCTATCAACGAATGGACCGAACTGCAAAGATCTATGCTTGAAACAAGACTTAGGGAAATATATTCTTCTGAAAGCGGAGAATTATCTTTTTCCATAGATGTATTCACGGCAATGCGTTACTGGAATCCACTCACAGCAGAGACAGCTCAAAAGGTTGCTGCAGGTAACTATGACAAGGTTATCTTGCTCCCTCTCTACCCTCATTACTCAATCACCACGACAGGTTCATCATTCAATGAATGGAAACGGGTGTACAAAGGCGATATGTCCAAGGTTGCATATATCCGAAACTACTACAACCAGCCGCTTTATGTTAAAGCGATCAATGAACGAATCGATGAATGTCTCTTGAGATTCCCCGAAGAACGGAGGAATATGGTGAACATACTTTTCAGTGCACATGGCACACCGGTCAGTCTTGTTAAAAAAGGTGATCCGTACAGCGGTGAAATCAGGAACACCATGGAGACGGTAATGAAACTCAGGAGTTATTCTCACATGTATCATCTTTCGTTTCAGAGTAAAGTAGGTCCTGTAAAATGGCTGGAACCGGCCACAGACGACAAACTAATGGAGCTCGGAAGCAAGGGAGTGAAGGATGTGCTGGTAGTACCGATAAGTTTTGTCTCAGATCATGTAGAGACTTCATTTGAACTGGACATCGAATACCGCCATAATGCTGAAGAAGCAAAAATTGAAAATTACATAGTAATGACCGGATTGAACGACTCCAAGACTTTTGTGGAAGGTCTTGCCGAACTTGTTTTATCCGAACTTACCGGAAAAAAAGAAATATTGAACCCCTGATATGAAAAATATAGTAATACTCGGCGCAGGAATCTCAGGCCTTACAGCCGCACACTGGTTGTTTCGTGATAAAGTGGATTTCACCATACTTGAAGCGGGTGACAAACCGGGCGGAAGTATCAAGACTGAGAAGGAAAATGGCTTTCTGATGGATTTTGGTCCCAACAGCGGACTCGAAACTTCACCCTACATTCGAGAAATGGTCAGCCAGCTTGGGCTGGATGATGAGATGATTTATGCAAGTGAGACCTCAAATAAAAGATACATCCTTAAAAATGATGAACTGATGCCATTGCCAACCAGTCCCGGCGCTTTCCTTAAAACAAGGCTCTTCTCACCAATGGCGAAAATTCGAGTGATGAAAGAACCGTTTGTTGGAAAATCGAAGGATGGCTACAATCAGAGCCTCGCCGAATTTGTTACAAGAAGACTGGGCAGGGAATTTCTTGATTATGCGATCGATCCATTCGTATCGGGTGTTTTTGCGGGGGACGCAGAGAAACTGAGTGTCAAATCAGCCTTTCCGAAGCTCTACCGTCTGGAGGAGCTATATGGCGGACTCATCAAAGGTGTGATAAAAGGCGCAAGAGAGCGGAAACAGGCAAAAGCCCGCAATGAAGAGTCGAAACAGAGTGCGAAAATGTTCTCTTTCCGTTCGGGGATGGGGATTCTTCCTGACACAATAGCTGCACAATTTCCTGACAGAATTAACTACAACTGTAAAGTTTCTAAGGTGACTAAAGAGGAGAACGGATATTCCGTTACCTACGAGAAGAACGGTACCACTCACACTATCAAATGCGACATACTCCTCTCGACTCTTCCAGCACATGTCTCTGCAGATGTGTTTGCCGATTTTGATCAGAATCTTTCATCTCATTTCAGAGAGATCTACCATCCACCTGTAAAAGTACTCTTCGTCGCTTTCAAAAAGAGTGAAATCAGGACTCCTCTTGACGGATTTGGGTTTCTGATTCCGAGCAAGGAGAAGAAGATATTTCTTGGTGCCATCTGGAGTTCTGTAATTTTTGAAAACAGATGCAATTCGAATCTTGCTGCCTTCACTGTTTTTATTGGTGGTGCCAAGAACTTTGATGTGTTCAGACGCTTTGGTAAAGAAATCGAATCGAAAGTGATTGAGGAGTTACGCCACATCATGAAAATTTCCGGAGAACCCGTATTCTCCAAATCCAGGATGTGGGATAAAGCGATACCTCAGTATAACCTTGGATATTACCTTCACGATATCTATTTCAATAAAATTGAAACGGAAAACCCCGGACTGTTATTTTCAGGTAATTTCAGGGAAGGTATTTCAATCGGTGATTGCTTTAAAAACTCAAAACCAGCAGCGGAAAAGGTAAAAAAATACTTATAGTCTCTGAAAATGCTTGAATATTAGTTAAAATTATTTTAACTTGAAGTAGAGATAATTTAAATAACGAGACAATTATGAGTACCGCACTCAAAACATCGTT
The nucleotide sequence above comes from Ignavibacteria bacterium. Encoded proteins:
- the hemH gene encoding ferrochelatase, which translates into the protein MNKIAVVIMNLGGPDSMDAIEPFLRNLFSDPDIFNLPFGQKLFAKIISKRRAPKVAEEYHLIGGKSPINEWTELQRSMLETRLREIYSSESGELSFSIDVFTAMRYWNPLTAETAQKVAAGNYDKVILLPLYPHYSITTTGSSFNEWKRVYKGDMSKVAYIRNYYNQPLYVKAINERIDECLLRFPEERRNMVNILFSAHGTPVSLVKKGDPYSGEIRNTMETVMKLRSYSHMYHLSFQSKVGPVKWLEPATDDKLMELGSKGVKDVLVVPISFVSDHVETSFELDIEYRHNAEEAKIENYIVMTGLNDSKTFVEGLAELVLSELTGKKEILNP
- the hemG gene encoding protoporphyrinogen oxidase, with product MKNIVILGAGISGLTAAHWLFRDKVDFTILEAGDKPGGSIKTEKENGFLMDFGPNSGLETSPYIREMVSQLGLDDEMIYASETSNKRYILKNDELMPLPTSPGAFLKTRLFSPMAKIRVMKEPFVGKSKDGYNQSLAEFVTRRLGREFLDYAIDPFVSGVFAGDAEKLSVKSAFPKLYRLEELYGGLIKGVIKGARERKQAKARNEESKQSAKMFSFRSGMGILPDTIAAQFPDRINYNCKVSKVTKEENGYSVTYEKNGTTHTIKCDILLSTLPAHVSADVFADFDQNLSSHFREIYHPPVKVLFVAFKKSEIRTPLDGFGFLIPSKEKKIFLGAIWSSVIFENRCNSNLAAFTVFIGGAKNFDVFRRFGKEIESKVIEELRHIMKISGEPVFSKSRMWDKAIPQYNLGYYLHDIYFNKIETENPGLLFSGNFREGISIGDCFKNSKPAAEKVKKYL